In a genomic window of Flavobacterium sp. KACC 22761:
- a CDS encoding UDP-glucose 6-dehydrogenase — MKITKICCIGAGYVGGPTMAVIAQKCPHIQVTVVDLNEQRIKDWNDPNTENIPIYEPGLSEIVAEARGRNLFFSTDVEKAIDEAQVIFISVNTPTKTYGKGKGMAADLKYIELCARQIAKVAKENKIVVEKSTLPVRTAEAIKSILDNTGNGVQFQILSNPEFLAEGTAVTDLLNPDRILIGGDTTPEGEVAINALVDVYANWVEKAKILTTNVWSSELSKLTANAFLAQRISSINAMSELCEKTGADVSEVAKAIGMDSRIGPKFLKASVGFGGSCFQKDILNLVYIAKSYGLNEVADYWEQVIIMNDHQKRRFSNKIVQTLYNTVADKKITFLGWAFKKDTNDTRESAAIYVADDLINEQAHISVYDPKVSQSKMLNDLDYLQTRSSEENNKALSVFADPYEACKGAHAISVLTEWDEFVSYDWQKIYDSMHKPAFLFDGRNILDAKELETIGFIYKGIGS; from the coding sequence ATGAAAATTACAAAAATTTGTTGCATAGGTGCGGGTTATGTTGGAGGTCCAACTATGGCAGTTATTGCTCAAAAATGTCCACATATTCAAGTCACAGTTGTCGACTTGAACGAGCAAAGAATTAAAGATTGGAATGATCCTAACACAGAAAATATTCCGATTTATGAACCAGGTTTGTCTGAAATCGTAGCAGAAGCCAGAGGACGAAATCTATTCTTCTCAACCGATGTTGAAAAGGCAATCGATGAAGCTCAAGTAATTTTTATATCGGTAAATACTCCAACTAAAACTTACGGAAAAGGAAAAGGAATGGCTGCTGATTTGAAATATATCGAATTATGTGCTAGACAAATCGCTAAAGTCGCCAAAGAGAATAAAATAGTTGTAGAAAAATCAACCTTACCGGTAAGGACTGCAGAAGCTATAAAAAGTATTTTGGACAACACTGGTAATGGTGTGCAATTTCAAATTTTGTCAAATCCAGAATTCTTAGCGGAAGGTACTGCAGTTACTGATTTGTTAAATCCAGATCGTATTTTAATTGGAGGAGACACAACACCTGAAGGCGAAGTTGCTATTAATGCCTTGGTCGATGTTTATGCAAATTGGGTTGAAAAAGCTAAAATTTTGACAACTAATGTTTGGTCATCAGAATTATCGAAGTTAACAGCAAATGCTTTTTTGGCACAAAGAATTTCTTCAATAAATGCAATGTCTGAGCTGTGTGAAAAAACAGGAGCTGATGTGAGTGAAGTGGCAAAAGCCATTGGAATGGATAGCCGAATTGGGCCGAAGTTTTTAAAAGCTTCCGTAGGATTTGGAGGTTCTTGTTTTCAAAAAGATATTTTGAATTTAGTATATATCGCAAAATCTTATGGGCTAAATGAAGTGGCTGATTATTGGGAGCAGGTAATCATAATGAATGATCATCAAAAAAGGAGATTTTCTAATAAGATAGTTCAGACGTTGTATAATACCGTTGCAGATAAGAAGATCACTTTTTTAGGATGGGCCTTTAAAAAAGATACTAATGACACTAGGGAATCGGCAGCTATATATGTCGCTGATGATTTAATTAATGAGCAGGCACATATTTCAGTGTATGATCCTAAAGTTTCGCAAAGCAAAATGTTAAACGATTTGGATTATTTGCAAACAAGATCAAGTGAAGAAAATAATAAGGCCTTAAGTGTATTTGCTGATCCTTACGAAGCGTGTAAAGGTGCGCATGCAATTTCAGTTCTAACAGAATGGGATGAATTTGTGTCTTATGATTGGCAAAAGATATATGATTCTATGCATAAGCCTGCCTTTTTGTTTGACGGAAGAAATATATTGGATGCAAAAGAATTAGAAACAATTGGATTTATTTATAAAGGAATAGGTTCTTAA
- a CDS encoding nucleotide sugar dehydrogenase, which translates to MNENIKIAVIGLGYVGLPLARLFATKYPVVGFDINESRVTSLKSGIDSTLEVDQNDLQKVLVDKPASEIGLFCTSKREDIANCNYFIITVPTPVDRNNRPDLTPLYKSSESVGKVLKRGDIVIYESTVYPGVTEEQCVPVLERISGFKLNVDFYAGYSPERINPGDKEHTVEKILKVTSGSTPEIGQKVDALYKSVITAGTHLAPTIKVAEAAKVIENSQRDINIAFVNELAKIFNLMNIDTQEVLAAAATKWNFLPFKPGLVGGHCIGVDPYYLAQRAQEFGYHPEIILAGRRLNDSMGEYVASQIVKLMIKKGISVNGANLLMLGITFKENCPDVRNTKIVDVIKSLTEYGISVTVFDPLANVEEVHEEYELQTVNSIPKEKFDAIVLGVAHAEFLKLNFPELQKENSLLYDVKGVLGAIADNRL; encoded by the coding sequence ATGAACGAAAACATAAAAATAGCTGTTATTGGTTTAGGTTATGTTGGTCTTCCTTTAGCAAGATTGTTTGCTACAAAATATCCAGTTGTTGGATTCGATATTAATGAATCACGAGTTACGAGTTTAAAATCTGGGATTGATTCAACATTAGAAGTTGATCAAAATGATTTGCAAAAAGTATTAGTTGATAAACCTGCTTCTGAAATAGGATTATTTTGTACAAGCAAACGTGAGGATATTGCAAATTGTAATTATTTTATTATTACAGTTCCAACTCCAGTCGATAGAAATAATCGCCCTGATTTGACTCCACTATATAAATCGAGTGAATCAGTCGGAAAAGTTTTAAAGCGTGGAGATATTGTAATTTATGAATCTACTGTTTATCCAGGTGTTACAGAAGAACAATGTGTGCCAGTTTTGGAACGAATCTCTGGGTTTAAATTGAATGTTGATTTTTATGCAGGATATTCACCAGAGAGAATAAATCCAGGAGATAAAGAACATACTGTCGAAAAAATTTTAAAAGTTACTTCTGGTTCAACTCCAGAAATTGGCCAAAAAGTAGACGCTTTATACAAATCGGTAATTACTGCAGGAACGCACTTAGCGCCAACAATAAAAGTCGCTGAGGCAGCAAAAGTTATAGAAAATTCTCAAAGAGATATTAATATTGCTTTTGTAAATGAGCTAGCCAAAATATTCAATTTAATGAATATTGATACTCAAGAAGTATTGGCTGCGGCAGCTACAAAATGGAATTTTTTGCCTTTTAAACCAGGTTTGGTTGGAGGACATTGTATTGGAGTTGATCCTTACTATTTAGCACAAAGAGCTCAAGAATTTGGCTATCATCCTGAAATAATTTTGGCAGGACGACGTTTAAATGATAGTATGGGTGAATATGTAGCTTCACAAATAGTGAAGTTGATGATAAAAAAAGGTATTTCCGTGAATGGAGCTAATCTATTAATGTTAGGTATAACATTCAAAGAAAATTGCCCTGATGTAAGGAATACTAAAATTGTTGATGTTATAAAATCATTGACTGAATACGGGATATCAGTTACAGTGTTTGACCCATTAGCGAATGTAGAAGAGGTGCATGAAGAATATGAATTACAAACTGTAAATTCAATTCCAAAGGAAAAATTTGATGCAATAGTATTGGGTGTCGCTCATGCTGAATTTTTAAAATTAAATTTTCCAGAATTACAGAAAGAAAATAGTTTATTATACGATGTAAAAGGAGTCTTAGGTGCTATAGCTGACAACAGATTATAG
- a CDS encoding SDR family oxidoreductase, which produces MEISIQNTILITGGAGFIGSNLCEYFLALGNKVICLDNFSTGHRHNLDGFIENPNFRLIEGDIRNLADCVLAVQGVDYVLHQAALGSVPRSINDPIMTNDVNVSGFLNMLVASRDEKVKRFIYAASSSTYGDSVGLPKVEDVIGKPLSPYAITKYVNELYAEIFSRTYGLETIGLRYFNVFGRRQDPQGAYAAVIPKFVMQLMKYESPIINGDGNYSRDFTYIENVIQMNELAMKIKNVAAINTVYNTAYGERNTLNDLVGYLKKYLSQFDSKIADVQIIYGENRAGDIPHSLASIEKAKNMLGYNPKYSLEQGLKEAVNWYWNNLKEK; this is translated from the coding sequence ATGGAAATATCAATTCAAAATACTATTTTAATTACTGGAGGTGCTGGATTCATTGGTTCAAATCTATGCGAGTACTTTTTGGCACTTGGAAATAAAGTAATTTGTCTGGATAATTTTTCAACAGGACATCGCCATAATTTGGATGGATTTATAGAAAACCCAAATTTCAGATTAATTGAAGGCGATATCCGAAATTTGGCTGATTGCGTTTTAGCTGTACAAGGAGTTGATTATGTTTTGCATCAGGCAGCTCTTGGGTCTGTTCCTAGATCAATAAATGATCCTATTATGACAAATGACGTAAATGTCTCCGGATTTTTGAATATGTTGGTTGCCTCTAGAGATGAAAAAGTAAAACGTTTTATTTATGCGGCTAGTTCTTCAACTTATGGAGATTCCGTTGGATTGCCTAAAGTTGAGGATGTAATCGGTAAGCCTTTATCTCCTTATGCTATCACAAAATATGTAAATGAATTGTATGCTGAAATTTTCAGCAGAACATACGGTTTGGAAACTATCGGATTACGTTATTTTAATGTTTTTGGAAGAAGACAAGACCCTCAAGGTGCTTACGCAGCGGTAATTCCAAAATTTGTTATGCAGTTGATGAAGTACGAAAGCCCAATTATAAATGGTGACGGAAATTATTCAAGAGATTTTACATACATTGAAAATGTAATTCAAATGAATGAATTGGCAATGAAAATCAAAAATGTTGCTGCTATCAATACCGTTTACAATACGGCATACGGTGAGCGCAATACATTGAATGATTTAGTAGGATATTTAAAAAAATACCTTTCCCAATTTGATTCGAAAATTGCCGATGTTCAAATTATTTATGGTGAAAATAGAGCGGGCGATATTCCACATTCATTGGCCAGTATTGAGAAAGCAAAAAATATGTTGGGTTATAATCCAAAATATTCTTTGGAACAAGGTTTAAAAGAAGCGGTAAATTGGTACTGGAATAATTTAAAAGAAAAATAG
- a CDS encoding NAD-dependent epimerase/dehydratase family protein → MENVLLLGGTGFIGSNIIKYLKKERYKIFVLELPGKIHDTNDDVTFFYGKLEQIELVKKIVVDNSINIVMHLASSLIPSSDIDAYLNEFEIIIKPTITLLPFFAKSNVRFIFFSSGGTVYGTNKSGIFSESSKTNPISYYGHSKLILEESILLEGRISNLNYLIIRPSNPYGVGQNIFGKQGLIAASIGHLLNGEKISIWGDGTVVRDYINIEDLAKGVVGIIENVDNNQIFNIGSGKGYSVNEIIDILKKCSVADFEVEYLEGRPVDVPVMILNVKKFCDIVGDTKICIEDGIKNFYNYEISKMKNK, encoded by the coding sequence ATGGAGAATGTATTGTTGTTAGGGGGGACTGGGTTTATTGGATCCAATATTATCAAATATTTAAAAAAAGAAAGATATAAAATATTTGTTTTAGAATTACCAGGTAAAATACATGATACGAATGATGATGTTACATTTTTTTATGGAAAATTAGAACAGATAGAGTTAGTTAAAAAAATTGTTGTCGATAATTCAATAAATATCGTAATGCATTTGGCCTCTAGCTTAATCCCATCAAGTGATATCGATGCTTATCTTAATGAATTTGAAATAATAATTAAGCCTACAATTACTTTACTTCCTTTTTTTGCAAAATCAAATGTTAGGTTTATTTTTTTCTCTTCAGGAGGAACTGTTTATGGGACAAATAAAAGCGGCATTTTTAGTGAGTCAAGTAAAACTAACCCAATTTCATATTATGGTCATTCTAAGCTTATATTAGAAGAGTCTATTTTATTGGAAGGCAGAATATCAAATTTAAACTACCTTATTATACGGCCTTCCAATCCTTATGGTGTTGGTCAAAATATATTTGGTAAACAAGGATTGATCGCTGCTTCAATAGGTCATTTGTTAAATGGTGAAAAAATTTCGATTTGGGGAGATGGTACTGTTGTTAGAGACTATATTAATATTGAAGATTTAGCAAAGGGAGTTGTTGGAATAATCGAAAATGTGGACAATAATCAAATTTTTAACATAGGAAGTGGTAAAGGTTATTCTGTAAACGAAATTATTGATATTTTAAAAAAATGTTCAGTCGCTGATTTCGAAGTTGAATATTTAGAAGGAAGACCTGTTGATGTTCCGGTTATGATATTAAATGTAAAGAAATTTTGCGACATAGTTGGAGACACTAAAATTTGTATCGAGGATGGCATCAAAAACTTTTATAATTATGAAATCTCTAAAATGAAAAATAAATAG
- a CDS encoding UpxY family transcription antiterminator — protein sequence MNWYVLYTKPKWEKKVAERLTQIGVECYCPVITQVKQWSDRKKKVEVPLFNSYVFVQLSEIDRNSVFNIPGVVRYLFWLGKPAIVRDEEINIIKSSLKATNVSDVSVSSIQVGDRIKLESGAFTNQDAIVQEVSKTHYILVLESMGCVLKIKYK from the coding sequence ATGAATTGGTACGTGCTTTATACGAAACCCAAATGGGAAAAAAAAGTTGCAGAGAGACTTACGCAAATTGGGGTTGAATGTTATTGTCCAGTAATTACGCAGGTTAAGCAATGGTCAGACAGAAAGAAGAAGGTCGAAGTTCCACTTTTTAATTCATACGTTTTTGTGCAGCTTTCAGAAATAGATCGGAATTCAGTTTTCAATATTCCCGGTGTTGTACGATATTTGTTTTGGCTAGGTAAACCTGCAATTGTTCGGGATGAGGAAATTAATATAATAAAATCTAGTTTGAAAGCGACAAATGTTAGTGATGTTTCGGTGTCATCAATTCAAGTTGGAGATAGAATAAAATTAGAATCTGGAGCTTTCACTAATCAAGATGCAATTGTGCAAGAAGTCTCAAAAACACATTATATTTTGGTTTTAGAGTCTATGGGATGTGTTCTCAAGATAAAATATAAGTAG
- the rfbB gene encoding dTDP-glucose 4,6-dehydratase: MKKILITGGAGFIGSHVVRRFVNKYPEYQVFNLDALTYAGNLENIKDIENQPNYTFVKGDIVDETFINELFSEHNFDGVLHLAAESHVDRSIEDPLAFVKTNVIGTMNLLNAAKNQWKGNFEGKRFYHISTDEVYGSLGAEGLFTETTPYDPNSPYSASKASSDHFVRAYGETYGLPYVLTNCSNNYGSYHFPEKLIPLFINNIINNKPLPVYGDGNYTRDWLFVEDHAIAIDLVFHEGKNHETYNIGGFNEWKNIDLVKLLCQIMDGKLGRENGASEKLITYVKDRPGHDLRYAIDASKINKELGWKPSVTFEEGLERTINWYLSNEEWLKNVTSGAYKDYYQKQYS; the protein is encoded by the coding sequence ATGAAAAAAATACTAATAACTGGCGGTGCTGGTTTTATTGGGTCTCATGTTGTGAGACGTTTTGTAAATAAATATCCAGAATATCAGGTTTTTAATTTAGATGCATTGACATATGCAGGAAATCTTGAAAACATTAAGGATATTGAAAATCAACCGAATTATACTTTTGTAAAAGGCGATATCGTTGATGAAACTTTTATTAATGAGCTTTTTTCTGAACATAATTTTGATGGTGTTTTGCATCTAGCAGCTGAATCTCATGTAGATCGTTCTATCGAAGATCCGCTAGCATTTGTTAAGACAAATGTTATCGGAACAATGAATTTACTGAACGCAGCGAAGAATCAATGGAAAGGCAATTTTGAAGGAAAAAGATTTTACCATATTAGTACAGATGAAGTATATGGCTCTCTTGGTGCTGAAGGTTTGTTTACAGAAACAACACCTTATGATCCTAACTCTCCCTATTCTGCTTCAAAAGCAAGTTCAGATCATTTTGTGAGGGCTTATGGAGAAACTTACGGTCTTCCATATGTTTTGACAAATTGTTCAAATAATTATGGTTCGTACCATTTCCCAGAAAAATTAATTCCACTTTTTATAAATAATATCATTAACAATAAGCCTTTGCCGGTTTATGGAGATGGTAATTATACACGTGACTGGCTTTTTGTAGAAGATCATGCTATTGCGATTGATTTAGTTTTTCACGAAGGTAAAAATCATGAGACCTATAATATTGGAGGGTTTAATGAATGGAAAAATATTGATTTGGTTAAGTTATTATGCCAAATTATGGACGGTAAATTAGGAAGAGAAAATGGGGCTTCTGAAAAATTAATTACATATGTAAAAGATAGACCAGGGCATGATTTGCGTTATGCTATCGATGCGTCAAAAATAAATAAAGAATTAGGATGGAAACCATCTGTAACTTTTGAAGAAGGTCTAGAAAGAACAATTAATTGGTATTTAAGTAACGAGGAATGGTTGAAAAATGTTACTTCAGGGGCTTATAAAGATTATTACCAAAAACAATATTCATAA
- a CDS encoding Wzz/FepE/Etk N-terminal domain-containing protein: protein MEKKTIENDEISLKELIQKIKEWYFYLHYKRKSIFLIGVIGASLGITYSFVKKPIYTATLTFALEDEKSGGSLGGALGLASSFGLDLGSGGGGIFTGSNLTELFKSRSMVEKTLLTPVEVKGKLISLAEMYIQNNEWRKKWDDKPRLASIEFLPNANRKFFTRDQDSILGVLYSDLSKTGLSVSQKDKKVSIISIDVSSTNELFAKFFCEALARQVGKFYVETKSKKARLNMDILEHQVDSIRGELNGAITGVAIANDNTFNLNPALNVRRAPSARRQVDVQANTAILTELVKQSELAKVTLRKETPLIQVIDRPILPLANEKFGKIKGLFLGSFLAVFFSVLFLIFKKVFTDLSEN, encoded by the coding sequence ATGGAGAAGAAAACTATTGAAAACGATGAAATTTCTTTAAAAGAATTAATCCAAAAAATAAAAGAATGGTATTTTTATTTGCATTATAAGAGAAAATCTATTTTTTTAATTGGTGTAATAGGAGCAAGCTTAGGGATAACATATTCTTTTGTGAAAAAACCTATATATACTGCTACATTAACGTTTGCTTTAGAAGACGAAAAAAGTGGAGGAAGTTTGGGTGGTGCATTAGGATTAGCTAGCTCATTCGGTTTAGACTTAGGTAGTGGCGGAGGTGGAATTTTTACAGGGTCTAATTTGACTGAACTATTTAAATCGAGATCTATGGTGGAAAAAACACTACTAACTCCTGTGGAAGTAAAAGGGAAGTTGATTTCGTTAGCTGAAATGTACATTCAAAACAATGAATGGCGTAAAAAGTGGGATGATAAACCTAGACTTGCATCTATTGAATTTTTACCAAATGCAAATCGTAAATTTTTTACAAGAGATCAGGATAGTATTTTAGGTGTTTTATATAGTGATTTATCTAAAACTGGTTTGTCTGTTTCACAAAAAGATAAAAAGGTTTCAATTATTAGTATTGATGTTAGTTCTACTAATGAATTATTTGCAAAATTTTTCTGTGAAGCTTTAGCTAGACAGGTTGGGAAATTTTATGTAGAGACCAAAAGTAAGAAGGCCAGACTGAATATGGATATTTTGGAGCATCAGGTGGATTCAATACGAGGAGAGTTAAACGGTGCAATTACTGGTGTAGCTATTGCAAATGATAATACGTTTAATTTGAATCCTGCGCTTAATGTTCGAAGAGCGCCTTCAGCAAGAAGACAAGTAGATGTACAAGCAAATACTGCTATTTTAACAGAATTGGTTAAGCAGTCAGAATTGGCTAAGGTTACTTTGCGCAAAGAAACTCCCTTGATACAAGTTATTGATAGACCAATTTTACCTTTAGCCAATGAAAAATTTGGTAAAATTAAAGGGCTTTTTCTGGGAAGCTTTTTAGCAGTTTTTTTTAGTGTATTATTTCTAATATTTAAAAAAGTATTCACAGATTTAAGTGAAAATTAA
- a CDS encoding SLBB domain-containing protein yields the protein MKKITYVLTLFFILLISYNGHAQDLLKSKDLSTVKVDYMSDDDLAKVSAQLKSNNTTLDQVEPMALSKGMSQTEFNKLRVKLTEYEKKIAKDSDKNNDKDAKLKKTEKDSEFGRKQEKIKNDKVKDSLNALIFGSELFDNPTLNFEPDLKLATPMNYVLGPGDELQVSVYGVQEFNASIPVSVEGKVTIDYVGQIAVSGMTIEAATQKIKAAIARVYSTVRSGQSQVSVSLSGIRTIKVTIVGGKQPGNYSISSLATVYNALHLAGGPGKNGSYRNIELLRNNKVYRNVDIYKFLVKGDQSDNVTLKDNDVIRIPAYTNRVIVEGEVKRPGIFEMKKGEKFSDLLSFASGFNEFAYTASVNVLQKTGKEFKVHDINESEYSNYIPQSGDVFRVTKILNRFENRIKIEGAVFRPDYYSFSEGMRISDLITRAEGLKEDAYTKRARIIRLKTDLTTEIVNVDLGSALSGDLNADIELKREDIVTVYSILDFREEYKVTIDGEVKNPGEYEYFENLTLNDLVVQVGGLTGSASKRVEIARMVKSDVIDDTDPKRVELIELEITADNNEQVKNFILKPFDVINVRKMAVYEKPQMVTVSGAVGYPGKYVLANKKETVYNVVMRAGGLTSIANLDGMKIKRPIKEEQIEKIESIDLNLSKNDTLKEKLTKKLKEDLKFATIPVNWEKIVKDKNHYSNVTLFPGDEIEVAVYNEGVKVTGNVLLTSEIPYRNGKGFKYYINAVGGVDSKGWKKKAYIIYPNGKADVTKSFLFFRSYPTVEPDSQIVVPEKPETKKMSTGEWVSIGSVLTSLALLIVTAFK from the coding sequence ATGAAAAAGATAACTTACGTTCTTACATTGTTTTTTATTTTATTGATTTCTTATAATGGACATGCTCAAGATTTGCTTAAGTCTAAGGATTTGAGTACTGTGAAAGTAGATTATATGTCAGATGATGATTTAGCAAAAGTTAGCGCCCAGCTAAAAAGCAATAACACAACACTTGATCAAGTTGAACCGATGGCTTTGTCAAAAGGTATGTCGCAAACTGAGTTTAACAAATTAAGAGTTAAGCTTACAGAATATGAGAAGAAAATTGCTAAAGATTCTGATAAAAATAATGACAAGGATGCTAAGCTAAAGAAAACAGAAAAAGATTCTGAGTTTGGGAGAAAGCAAGAAAAAATTAAAAATGACAAGGTTAAGGATTCATTAAACGCTTTAATTTTTGGTTCTGAACTTTTTGATAATCCAACTTTGAATTTTGAACCAGATTTAAAATTGGCAACACCTATGAATTATGTTTTAGGGCCAGGCGATGAATTACAGGTAAGCGTTTACGGAGTTCAGGAATTTAATGCTAGCATTCCAGTAAGTGTTGAAGGAAAAGTTACGATTGATTATGTCGGACAAATCGCTGTTTCAGGAATGACAATAGAAGCGGCCACTCAAAAGATAAAAGCGGCAATTGCAAGAGTTTATAGTACAGTAAGATCAGGACAATCACAGGTGAGTGTTAGTTTGAGCGGAATTAGAACTATTAAAGTTACAATTGTTGGTGGCAAACAGCCAGGTAATTATTCAATTTCATCTTTAGCCACGGTTTATAATGCATTGCATTTAGCAGGTGGTCCTGGAAAAAATGGAAGTTATCGAAATATTGAGTTATTGCGAAACAATAAGGTCTACAGAAATGTTGATATTTATAAATTTTTGGTTAAAGGAGATCAATCAGATAATGTAACATTAAAAGACAATGATGTTATTAGAATTCCAGCTTATACAAATAGAGTCATAGTTGAAGGTGAGGTAAAACGCCCTGGAATCTTCGAAATGAAAAAGGGAGAGAAATTCTCTGATCTATTAAGTTTTGCTTCTGGGTTTAACGAGTTTGCTTATACTGCATCTGTAAATGTTTTGCAAAAAACAGGAAAAGAATTTAAAGTTCATGATATTAATGAAAGTGAATATAGTAACTATATTCCACAGTCGGGAGATGTTTTTAGAGTAACAAAAATTTTAAATCGTTTTGAAAACCGTATCAAAATTGAAGGCGCTGTCTTTAGACCAGATTATTATTCATTTAGTGAAGGGATGCGAATTTCAGATCTTATTACAAGAGCCGAAGGGCTTAAAGAAGATGCCTATACAAAACGTGCAAGAATTATTCGTTTAAAAACAGATTTAACCACTGAAATTGTAAATGTTGATTTAGGGAGTGCATTGTCTGGGGATTTAAATGCTGACATTGAATTAAAAAGAGAAGATATTGTAACGGTATATTCTATATTAGATTTTAGAGAAGAATACAAAGTAACAATTGATGGGGAAGTCAAAAACCCAGGTGAGTATGAATATTTTGAAAATTTGACACTTAATGATTTAGTTGTCCAAGTTGGAGGTCTTACCGGCTCAGCATCAAAAAGAGTGGAAATTGCTAGAATGGTGAAATCTGATGTTATTGATGATACAGACCCAAAACGTGTCGAATTAATTGAATTAGAAATTACTGCAGATAATAACGAACAAGTTAAAAACTTTATATTAAAACCTTTTGATGTAATCAATGTACGTAAAATGGCTGTATATGAAAAACCACAAATGGTTACTGTTTCAGGAGCCGTGGGGTATCCGGGGAAATACGTTTTGGCAAATAAAAAAGAAACAGTTTATAATGTGGTTATGCGAGCGGGAGGTTTGACATCGATCGCGAATTTGGATGGTATGAAAATTAAAAGACCTATTAAAGAAGAACAGATTGAAAAAATCGAAAGTATTGATTTGAATTTATCTAAGAATGATACATTAAAAGAAAAACTGACTAAAAAACTAAAAGAAGATTTAAAGTTTGCGACTATTCCCGTAAACTGGGAGAAAATTGTAAAGGATAAAAATCACTATTCAAATGTTACATTATTTCCGGGCGATGAAATTGAAGTTGCTGTTTATAATGAAGGAGTAAAAGTTACTGGAAATGTCTTGCTTACTTCTGAAATTCCTTATAGAAATGGTAAAGGATTTAAATACTATATCAATGCTGTTGGAGGTGTTGATAGCAAAGGATGGAAGAAAAAAGCCTATATAATTTATCCAAATGGTAAAGCCGACGTTACAAAATCATTTTTGTTTTTTAGGTCATATCCTACTGTAGAGCCTGATTCTCAAATTGTAGTTCCGGAAAAGCCCGAAACTAAAAAGATGAGTACTGGAGAATGGGTGAGTATTGGTAGTGTACTTACTAGTTTGGCATTATTAATTGTTACTGCTTTTAAATAA
- a CDS encoding mannose-1-phosphate guanylyltransferase, producing MSTKKTITHVILTGGVGSRLWPLSRKSQPKQYLEIFEGKSLFEMTVNRNSHLANKVMVVGNVDNHHLSGKVMTKAKTSYTNIVEATPRNTAAAIAFAAFASDPEDILIVTPSDHIIDLMENYNNAIDEAISKANDGFIVTFGVIPTKPETGYGYIESKGDKVISFREKPNETTAKEFIARGNFLWNSGMFCFKAGVLLDELKQFQLDVYEKSKEVWEASKDGFLDLDLSMEIPSISIDYAVMERSKKIKVVPASFSWSDLGSFESVYDYLISKGHPTDKNGNMVIGCDLHTTFLGLKNTIFVHTDTANLILQKESSQDVKDIYSELEKQNSELLN from the coding sequence ATGAGTACAAAAAAAACAATTACACACGTAATTTTAACTGGTGGAGTAGGTAGCAGATTATGGCCACTTTCTCGTAAAAGCCAACCAAAACAATATTTAGAAATATTTGAAGGGAAGTCTTTGTTTGAAATGACCGTCAATCGTAATAGTCATTTAGCAAATAAAGTTATGGTAGTAGGAAATGTTGATAATCATCACTTAAGTGGAAAAGTGATGACCAAAGCTAAAACTTCATATACAAATATTGTTGAAGCTACTCCTAGAAATACTGCAGCCGCGATTGCTTTTGCAGCATTTGCCTCAGATCCTGAGGATATATTGATTGTAACGCCCTCAGATCATATTATTGATTTAATGGAAAATTATAATAATGCTATTGATGAGGCTATTTCAAAAGCAAATGATGGATTTATCGTAACATTTGGGGTTATTCCAACAAAACCTGAAACAGGATACGGTTATATCGAGTCGAAAGGAGACAAAGTGATTTCATTTCGCGAAAAACCAAACGAAACTACAGCAAAAGAGTTTATTGCTAGAGGAAATTTTTTATGGAACAGTGGAATGTTTTGCTTTAAGGCAGGAGTTCTTTTGGATGAATTAAAACAATTTCAACTTGATGTGTATGAGAAATCTAAAGAAGTTTGGGAAGCAAGCAAAGATGGTTTTCTAGATTTAGATTTATCGATGGAAATTCCTTCTATTAGTATTGATTATGCTGTAATGGAGCGAAGCAAAAAAATTAAAGTTGTTCCCGCTTCATTTTCTTGGTCTGATTTGGGATCGTTTGAGTCAGTTTATGATTATTTGATTTCAAAAGGACATCCAACTGATAAAAATGGAAATATGGTTATTGGTTGTGATTTACATACTACTTTTTTAGGATTAAAAAATACAATTTTTGTTCATACAGATACCGCTAATTTAATTTTGCAAAAAGAAAGCTCACAAGATGTAAAAGATATTTACAGTGAGCTAGAAAAACAAAATTCGGAACTATTAAACTAA